The proteins below are encoded in one region of Triticum aestivum cultivar Chinese Spring chromosome 1B, IWGSC CS RefSeq v2.1, whole genome shotgun sequence:
- the LOC123086724 gene encoding uncharacterized protein: protein MGNSKSKAVEPQPEEDVTMGLSSMKNVEDNNARIIPVAQSDDETNAIVLEGTCPVGEHNEALLSALSTLTVDCCTDEYEGSRSLRDGNHRDATLLASSNLTLDSGSIGDITLKAVGCEPSNNEIDGATKLKGNPNIHTDVFGSGSNIHQLLFLLYGLCSYYF from the exons ATGGGTAATTCGAAAAGCAAGGCAGTTGAACCGCAACCAGAAGAGGACGTTACTATGG GCCTTTCAAGCATGAAAAATGTTGAAGATAACAATGCAAGAATCATACCCGTAGCTCAAAGTGATGATGAAACGAATGCTATAGTTCTAG AAGGGACATGTCCGGTTGGAGAGCACAATGAGGCTTTGTTGTCGGCTCTGAGCACACTAACGGTGGATTGTTGCACAGATGAATATG AAGGATCAAGATCGCTACGGGATGGAAATCATCGTGATGCTACGTTGTTGGCTTCGAGTAATCTAACTCTCGATTCTGGCTCTATTGGAGATATCACCTTGAAAGCTGTAGGCTGTGAACCTTCAAACAATGAGATAGATGGTGCGACAAAACTAAAAGGAAATCCCAACATCCATACTGACGTGTTCGGTAGTGGATCCAACATCCATcaattattatttttgctttatgGGCTTTGTAGTTATTACTTTTGA